From the genome of Muricauda sp. SCSIO 64092, one region includes:
- a CDS encoding REP-associated tyrosine transposase, which translates to MGRNYKFHNVTAPYFVSFATVYWLDVFVRQQYFEVLVTSVDHCRKEKGLELYAYCFMPSHIHFIFRSTKGDPGGLLRDFKKHTAKNMVKAIAEHPRESRKEWLLWMLEKAGSKEGNVSKHQFWQHHNKPIELWSTAVIKQKIDYIHGNPVESGFVLHPEEWKYSSAKNFSDDHTVMQIDEIGFLDG; encoded by the coding sequence ATGGGTAGAAACTACAAATTCCATAATGTTACAGCACCCTACTTTGTATCATTTGCAACGGTATATTGGTTGGATGTTTTTGTGCGACAACAGTATTTTGAGGTTTTGGTGACCAGTGTGGACCATTGCAGAAAGGAGAAGGGGCTGGAACTGTACGCTTACTGTTTTATGCCAAGCCACATTCATTTTATATTTCGTTCCACAAAAGGAGACCCTGGCGGTCTTCTTCGGGATTTTAAAAAGCATACGGCAAAGAACATGGTCAAGGCCATAGCGGAACACCCACGGGAAAGCCGGAAGGAATGGTTGTTATGGATGTTAGAAAAAGCAGGTAGCAAGGAGGGCAATGTTTCCAAACATCAATTTTGGCAGCACCACAATAAGCCGATCGAGTTATGGAGTACGGCGGTAATCAAACAAAAAATCGATTATATCCATGGTAATCCTGTGGAATCCGGATTTGTGCTACACCCAGAAGAATGGAAATACAGTAGCGCCAAGAACTTTTCGGACGACCATACCGTTATGCAAATTGACGAGATTGGTTTTCTTGATGGGTAA